Proteins found in one Phocoena sinus isolate mPhoSin1 chromosome 5, mPhoSin1.pri, whole genome shotgun sequence genomic segment:
- the PPAT gene encoding amidophosphoribosyltransferase isoform X2, whose protein sequence is MGLVNHVFTEDNLKKLYTSNLGIGHTRYATKGNCELENCQPFVVETLHGKIAVAHNGELVNAARLRKKLLRHGIGLSTSSDSEMITQLLAYTPPQEQDDTPDWVARIKNLMKEAPTAYSLIIMHRDVIYAVRDPYGNRPLCIGRLIPVSDINDKEKKSSETEGWVVSSESCSFLSIGARYYREILPGEIVEISRHNIQTLDIIPRSEGNPMAFCIFEYVYFARPDSIFEDQMVYTVRYRCGLQLAIEAPVDADLVSTVPESATPAALGYAAKCELPYVEVLCKNRYVGRTFIQPNMRLRQLGVAKKFGVLSDNFKGKRIVLVDDSIVRGNTISPIIKLLKESGAKEVHIRVASPPIRYPCFMGINIPTKEELIANKPEFEHISDHLGANSVVYLSVEGLVASVQEGITFKKQKVKRQDIMVQENGNGLECFEKNDHCTACLTGKYPVELEW, encoded by the exons ATGGGTCTTGTAAATCACGTCTTTACTGAAGacaatttgaagaaattatatacTTCAAATCTTGGAATTGGACACACGAGGTACGCCACTAAAGGAAACTGTGAACTAGAAAATTGCCAGCCCTTTGTTGTTGAAACACTTCATGGGAAAATAGCTGTGGCGCATAATGGCGAATTGGTAAATGCTGCTCGCTTAAGGAAAAag CTTCTGCGTCACGGTATTGGTCTGTCAACAAGTTCTGATAGCGAAATGATCACCCAGTTACTGGCGTATACCCCTCCTCAGGAGCAAGATGACACCCCAGACTGGGTGGCAAG GATTAAAAACTTAATGAAGGAAGCACCCACGGCATACTCTCTGATTATAATGCACAGAGATGTGATTTATGCAGTACGAGATCCTTATGGAAATCGTCCTCTGTGCATTGGTCGTCTTATTCCTGTATCTGATATAAATGATAAAG aaaaaaaatcttcagaaacAGAAGGATGGGTGGTGTCTTCAGAATCTTGTAGCTTTTTGTCTATTGGTGCAAG ATATTACCGTGAAATCTTGCCTGGAGAAATTGTGGAAATATCCAGACATAATATCCAAACTCTTGATATTATACCAAGGTCTGAAGGAAACCCAATGGCTTTCTGTATCtttgaatatgtttattttgcAAGACCAGATAGTATATTTGAAG ACCAAATGGTTTACACAGTAAGATACCGTTGTGGTCTGCAGCTGGCAATTGAAGCCCCTGTGGATGCGGATTTAGTTAGCACTGTCCCGGAATCTGCTACGCCTGCTGCCCTTGGTTACGCAGCAAAG TGTGAGCTTCCGTATGTGGAGGTGCTATGTAAAAACCGGTATGTAGGAAGAACATTCATTCAGCCAAACATGAGGTTAAGACAACTTGGTGTTGCGAAAAAATTTGGAGTATTGTCGGACAACTTTAAAGGCAAAAGAATTGTTCTTGTAGATGATTCAATTGTGAGAGGCAATACCATTTCACccataatcaaattgctcaaagAATCTGGTGCAAAAGAG GTACACATTCGCGTAGCTTCACCACCAATTAGATATCCATGCTTCATGGGAATAAACATACCAACAAAAGAAGAGCTTATTGCCAATAAACCAGAATTTGAGCATATCTCAGATCATCTAG GAGCAAACAGTGTTGTGTATCTGTCAGTAGAAGGACTGGTTGCATCTGTACAAGAAgggataacatttaaaaaacagaaagtgaaaaggcaagatATTATGGttcaagaaaatgggaatggtCTGGAATGTTTTGAAAAGAACGATCATTGTACAGCTTGTCTGACTGGAAAATACCCTGTGGAACTGGAATGGTAG